Proteins encoded in a region of the Papio anubis isolate 15944 chromosome 14, Panubis1.0, whole genome shotgun sequence genome:
- the ETAA1 gene encoding ewing's tumor-associated antigen 1 isoform X1 has translation MSRRRKHDDSPSPKKTPHKTVAAEECGSVVESGRRRLRSARGSWPCGAREGPPGPVRQREQPPTAALCSKSNPEDRYETPKRVLKMDLLSSSFSSPNDPDGQNDIFWDQNSPLTKQLGKGRKKQIYTTDSDEISHIVNRIAPQDEKPTTSSMLDMWIGETAIPCTPSVVKGKSRAKISCTKLKTQNQEEELMKLAKQFDKNMEELDVIQEQNKRNYDFTQMISETEILSNHKDNTQMRSLHNIVPEIDNATKKKPIKGNTKISVANNQNSSQKPFDQTAEAAFNAIFDGSTQKCSGQLSQELPEAFWSTSNTTFVKTNALKEEKIITNETLVIEKLSNKTPRSLSSQVDTPIMTKSCVTSCTKKPETSKRYIDAFTTSDFEDDWENLLGNEPFAMQNVDMPEFFPCKTAQVTGQKEICTFNSKTVKNMSRANTSPDARLGDSKVLQDLSSKICDRELIGAEYRFSSNPNKSNKLSSTRNKMKFENSSNKIVIQDKIQDCILTSNLTKIKEDTLTKSTVYASEKKSALNTRYSNEQKNKCILNQAVKAPVNTDLFGSANLGNETSVSNPNQTSASKLGSFFDDWNDPSFANEIIKACHQLDNTWEADDVDDDLLYQACDDIERLTQQQDIRKDSKTSESICEINNNSEHGAKNMFTISKQGSNLVQSKHLNPDSISVQTSLTNSSQTDKPMKMEKGEMYGNSPRFLGATNLTMYSKISNCQINNLHVPYANTDVPIQVNSSKLVLSGSSSVTSDNMNTEIATYKKKLSTKQLCHKSITDESQSNHNKTVGFSKFTFTRMKNSQILSQFNQNCITGSMSDTKITQGVEKKKSVNPLLEEAVEQQSLVKLSESLKQSSKEEEEKNRKCSPEEIQRKRQEALVRRMAKARASSVNAAPTSFL, from the exons ATGAGTCGGCGACGGAAACATGATGACAGCCCTAGCCCGAAGAAAACGCCGCACAAAACCGTGGCGGCTGAGGAATGCGGCTCGGTGGTCGAGTCAGGGAGGAGGCGGCTGAGGTCGGCCCGCGGTTCGTGGCCCTGCGGGGCTAGAGAGGGGCCTCCCGGGCCAGTGCGGCAGCGAGAGCAGCCTCCAACAGCCGCCTTGTGCAGTAAAAGTAACCCCGAGG ACAGGTATGAAACACCAAAGAGAGTGCTGAAAATGGACTTACTGTCATCTTCCTTTAGTTCTCCTAATGATCCAGATGGACAGAATGATATCTTTTGGGATCAGAATTCTCCATTGACAAAGCAGTTAG gtaaaggaagaaaaaaacagatttataCCACAGATAGTGATGAGATTTCACATATTGTTAATCGTATTGCTCCTCAG GATGAAAAACCAACAACAAGTTCTATGCTGGACATGTGGATTGGTGAAACTGCTATTCCTTGTACTCCCAGTGTAGTGAAAGGAAAATCAAGAGCAAAAATCAGCTGCACAAA gttaaaaacacaaaatcaagaaGAAGAACTTATGAAACTGGCTAaacaatttgataaaaatatgGAAGAGCTAGATGTGATTCAAGAGCAAAACAAGAGGAATTATGATTTTACCCAGATGATTTCAGAAACAGAGATTTTAAGTAATCATAAAGATAATACACAGATGCGGTCATTACATAATATAGTTCCCGAAATAGATAATGCTACAAAAAAGAAGCCAATCAAAGGAAACACCAAGATATCTGTGGCAAATAATCAAAATAGCAGTCAGAAGCCATTTGACCAAACTGCTGAAGCAGCCTTTAATGCTATTTTTGATGGTTCTACTCAGAAATGTAGCGGACAGTTAAGCCAAGAACTGCCAGAAGCTTTTTGGAGCACCAGTAATACTACCTTTGTAAAGACAAATGctttgaaagaggagaaaatcaTTACTAATGAAACTCTGGTCATTGAAAAACTGTCAAATAAAACCCCACGATCACTTTCTTCTCAAGTAGATACACCCATAATGACAAAATCATGTGTGACTTCCTGTACTAAGAAGCCAGAAACTTCTAAGAGGTACATTGATGCATTTACTACCAGTGATTTTGAGGATGATTGGGAAAACTTACTAGGTAATGAACCTTTTGCTATGCAAAATGTCGACATGCCTGAATTCTTCCCCTGTAAAACAGCCCAGGTTACTGGTCAAAAGGAAATTTGTACCTTTAAtagtaaaactgttaaaaatatgtCAAGAGCAAATACAAGTCCAGATGCCAGGTTAGGAGATTCAAAAGTATTACAAGATCTTTCTTCAAAGATATGTGACAGAGAATTAATAGGTGCAGAATATAGATTTTCATCAAATCCaaataaatcaaacaaattaTCATCcactagaaataaaatgaaatttgagaACTCTTCCAATAAAATCGTTATTCAAGACAAAATTCAAGATTGTATACTTACATCTAATCtgacaaaaataaaggaagataCTCTTACTAAATCTACTGTATATGCTTCTGAAAAGAAGTCAGCTTTGAACACAAGATATTCTAATGAGCAGAAAAATAAGTGCATTTTAAATCAAGCTGTTAAAGCCCCTGTTAATACTGATCTTTTTGGCTCTGCAAATCTAGGCAATGAAACCAGTGTTAGTAACCCAAATCAGACTAGTGCATCAAAATTAGGTTCTTTCTTTGATGATTGGAATGATCCCTCATTTGCCAATGAGATTATTAAAGCGTGTCATCAATTAGATAATACCTGGGAAGCAGATGATGTAGATGATGATTTGTTGTACCAAGCATGTGATGATATTGAAAGACTAACTCAGCAACAAGATATTAGAAAGGACAGTAAGACATCAGAAAGTATATGTGAGATCAATAATAATTCTGAACATGGAGCCAAAAACATGTTTACTATATCTAAACAAGGAAGTAATTTAGTACAATCAAAGCATTTGAATCCAGACAGCATTTCAGTGCAGACATCTTTGACAAATAGCTCACAAACAGATAAGCCaatgaaaatggagaaaggggaaatgtATGGAAATTCTCCAAGATTTTTAGGTGCCACAAATTTGACTATGTATTCTAAGATCTCAAACTGTCAGATAAATAATCTGCATGTGCCTTATGCTAACACTGATGTTCCAATACAAGTGAATAGTTCCAAATTGGTTCTTTCGGGAAGTTCAAGTGTAACTTCAGATAATATGAATACAGAAATTGCTACTTACAAGAAGAAACTGAGTACTAAGCAGCTATGCCATAAGAGTATAACAGATGAATCTCAGAGCAACCATAATAAAACAGTTGGATTTTCAAAGTTTACATTTACAAGGATGAAAAATTCTCAGATTCTTTCTCAGTTTAATCAAAATTGTATAACTGGAAGTATGTCTGATACCAAAATTACACagggtgtggagaaaaagaaaagtgtcaaTCCATTGCTAGAGGAAGCTGTTGAACAGCAATCTTTGGTGAAACTTTCTGAATCTTTGAAACAATCTTCAAAAG aggaagaagagaaaaatagaaagtgtTCTCCtgaagaaattcagagaaaaagacaagaagCGCTGGTTCGGAGAATGGCTAAAGCACGAGCCTCATCTGTAAATGCAGCTCCCACttcatttctttaa
- the ETAA1 gene encoding ewing's tumor-associated antigen 1 isoform X2, with protein sequence MSRRRKHDDSPSPKKTPHKTVAAEECGSVVESGRRRLRSARGSWPCGAREGPPGPVRQREQPPTAALCSKSNPEDRYETPKRVLKMDLLSSSFSSPNDPDGQNDIFWDQNSPLTKQLGKGRKKQIYTTDSDEISHIVNRIAPQDEKPTTSSMLDMWIGETAIPCTPSVVKGKSRAKISCTKLKTQNQEEELMKLAKQFDKNMEELDVIQEQNKRNYDFTQMISETEILSNHKDNTQMRSLHNIVPEIDNATKKKPIKGNTKISVANNQNSSQKPFDQTAEAAFNAIFDGSTQKCSGQLSQELPEAFWSTSNTTFVKTNALKEEKIITNETLVIEKLSNKTPRSLSSQVDTPIMTKSCVTSCTKKPETSKRYIDAFTTSDFEDDWENLLGNEPFAMQNVDMPEFFPCKTAQVTGQKEICTFNSKTVKNMSRANTSPDARLGDSKVLQDLSSKICDRELIGAEYRFSSNPNKSNKLSSTRNKMKFENSSNKIVIQDKIQDCILTSNLTKIKEDTLTKSTVYASEKKSALNTRYSNEQKNKCILNQAVKAPVNTDLFGSANLGNETSVSNPNQTSASKLGSFFDDWNDPSFANEIIKACHQLDNTWEADDVDDDLLYQACDDIERLTQQQDIRKDSKTSESICEINNNSEHGAKNMFTISKQGSNLVQSKHLNPDSISVQTSLTNSSQTDKPMKMEKGEMYGNSPRFLGATNLTMYSKISNCQINNLHVPYANTDVPIQVNSSKLVLSGSSSVTSDNMNTEIATYKKKLSTKQLCHKSITDESQSNHNKTVGFSKFTFTRMKNSQILSQFNQNCITGSMSDTKITQGVEKKKSVNPLLEEAVEQQSLVKLSESLKQSSKDCVKGRLMRKMDASLNQIFMV encoded by the exons ATGAGTCGGCGACGGAAACATGATGACAGCCCTAGCCCGAAGAAAACGCCGCACAAAACCGTGGCGGCTGAGGAATGCGGCTCGGTGGTCGAGTCAGGGAGGAGGCGGCTGAGGTCGGCCCGCGGTTCGTGGCCCTGCGGGGCTAGAGAGGGGCCTCCCGGGCCAGTGCGGCAGCGAGAGCAGCCTCCAACAGCCGCCTTGTGCAGTAAAAGTAACCCCGAGG ACAGGTATGAAACACCAAAGAGAGTGCTGAAAATGGACTTACTGTCATCTTCCTTTAGTTCTCCTAATGATCCAGATGGACAGAATGATATCTTTTGGGATCAGAATTCTCCATTGACAAAGCAGTTAG gtaaaggaagaaaaaaacagatttataCCACAGATAGTGATGAGATTTCACATATTGTTAATCGTATTGCTCCTCAG GATGAAAAACCAACAACAAGTTCTATGCTGGACATGTGGATTGGTGAAACTGCTATTCCTTGTACTCCCAGTGTAGTGAAAGGAAAATCAAGAGCAAAAATCAGCTGCACAAA gttaaaaacacaaaatcaagaaGAAGAACTTATGAAACTGGCTAaacaatttgataaaaatatgGAAGAGCTAGATGTGATTCAAGAGCAAAACAAGAGGAATTATGATTTTACCCAGATGATTTCAGAAACAGAGATTTTAAGTAATCATAAAGATAATACACAGATGCGGTCATTACATAATATAGTTCCCGAAATAGATAATGCTACAAAAAAGAAGCCAATCAAAGGAAACACCAAGATATCTGTGGCAAATAATCAAAATAGCAGTCAGAAGCCATTTGACCAAACTGCTGAAGCAGCCTTTAATGCTATTTTTGATGGTTCTACTCAGAAATGTAGCGGACAGTTAAGCCAAGAACTGCCAGAAGCTTTTTGGAGCACCAGTAATACTACCTTTGTAAAGACAAATGctttgaaagaggagaaaatcaTTACTAATGAAACTCTGGTCATTGAAAAACTGTCAAATAAAACCCCACGATCACTTTCTTCTCAAGTAGATACACCCATAATGACAAAATCATGTGTGACTTCCTGTACTAAGAAGCCAGAAACTTCTAAGAGGTACATTGATGCATTTACTACCAGTGATTTTGAGGATGATTGGGAAAACTTACTAGGTAATGAACCTTTTGCTATGCAAAATGTCGACATGCCTGAATTCTTCCCCTGTAAAACAGCCCAGGTTACTGGTCAAAAGGAAATTTGTACCTTTAAtagtaaaactgttaaaaatatgtCAAGAGCAAATACAAGTCCAGATGCCAGGTTAGGAGATTCAAAAGTATTACAAGATCTTTCTTCAAAGATATGTGACAGAGAATTAATAGGTGCAGAATATAGATTTTCATCAAATCCaaataaatcaaacaaattaTCATCcactagaaataaaatgaaatttgagaACTCTTCCAATAAAATCGTTATTCAAGACAAAATTCAAGATTGTATACTTACATCTAATCtgacaaaaataaaggaagataCTCTTACTAAATCTACTGTATATGCTTCTGAAAAGAAGTCAGCTTTGAACACAAGATATTCTAATGAGCAGAAAAATAAGTGCATTTTAAATCAAGCTGTTAAAGCCCCTGTTAATACTGATCTTTTTGGCTCTGCAAATCTAGGCAATGAAACCAGTGTTAGTAACCCAAATCAGACTAGTGCATCAAAATTAGGTTCTTTCTTTGATGATTGGAATGATCCCTCATTTGCCAATGAGATTATTAAAGCGTGTCATCAATTAGATAATACCTGGGAAGCAGATGATGTAGATGATGATTTGTTGTACCAAGCATGTGATGATATTGAAAGACTAACTCAGCAACAAGATATTAGAAAGGACAGTAAGACATCAGAAAGTATATGTGAGATCAATAATAATTCTGAACATGGAGCCAAAAACATGTTTACTATATCTAAACAAGGAAGTAATTTAGTACAATCAAAGCATTTGAATCCAGACAGCATTTCAGTGCAGACATCTTTGACAAATAGCTCACAAACAGATAAGCCaatgaaaatggagaaaggggaaatgtATGGAAATTCTCCAAGATTTTTAGGTGCCACAAATTTGACTATGTATTCTAAGATCTCAAACTGTCAGATAAATAATCTGCATGTGCCTTATGCTAACACTGATGTTCCAATACAAGTGAATAGTTCCAAATTGGTTCTTTCGGGAAGTTCAAGTGTAACTTCAGATAATATGAATACAGAAATTGCTACTTACAAGAAGAAACTGAGTACTAAGCAGCTATGCCATAAGAGTATAACAGATGAATCTCAGAGCAACCATAATAAAACAGTTGGATTTTCAAAGTTTACATTTACAAGGATGAAAAATTCTCAGATTCTTTCTCAGTTTAATCAAAATTGTATAACTGGAAGTATGTCTGATACCAAAATTACACagggtgtggagaaaaagaaaagtgtcaaTCCATTGCTAGAGGAAGCTGTTGAACAGCAATCTTTGGTGAAACTTTCTGAATCTTTGAAACAATCTTCAAAAG actGCGTTAAAGGAAGACTGATGAGAAAAATGGATGCGTCCCTAAATCAAATTTTCATGGTGTGA
- the ETAA1 gene encoding ewing's tumor-associated antigen 1 isoform X3, translating to MDLLSSSFSSPNDPDGQNDIFWDQNSPLTKQLGKGRKKQIYTTDSDEISHIVNRIAPQDEKPTTSSMLDMWIGETAIPCTPSVVKGKSRAKISCTKLKTQNQEEELMKLAKQFDKNMEELDVIQEQNKRNYDFTQMISETEILSNHKDNTQMRSLHNIVPEIDNATKKKPIKGNTKISVANNQNSSQKPFDQTAEAAFNAIFDGSTQKCSGQLSQELPEAFWSTSNTTFVKTNALKEEKIITNETLVIEKLSNKTPRSLSSQVDTPIMTKSCVTSCTKKPETSKRYIDAFTTSDFEDDWENLLGNEPFAMQNVDMPEFFPCKTAQVTGQKEICTFNSKTVKNMSRANTSPDARLGDSKVLQDLSSKICDRELIGAEYRFSSNPNKSNKLSSTRNKMKFENSSNKIVIQDKIQDCILTSNLTKIKEDTLTKSTVYASEKKSALNTRYSNEQKNKCILNQAVKAPVNTDLFGSANLGNETSVSNPNQTSASKLGSFFDDWNDPSFANEIIKACHQLDNTWEADDVDDDLLYQACDDIERLTQQQDIRKDSKTSESICEINNNSEHGAKNMFTISKQGSNLVQSKHLNPDSISVQTSLTNSSQTDKPMKMEKGEMYGNSPRFLGATNLTMYSKISNCQINNLHVPYANTDVPIQVNSSKLVLSGSSSVTSDNMNTEIATYKKKLSTKQLCHKSITDESQSNHNKTVGFSKFTFTRMKNSQILSQFNQNCITGSMSDTKITQGVEKKKSVNPLLEEAVEQQSLVKLSESLKQSSKEEEEKNRKCSPEEIQRKRQEALVRRMAKARASSVNAAPTSFL from the exons ATGGACTTACTGTCATCTTCCTTTAGTTCTCCTAATGATCCAGATGGACAGAATGATATCTTTTGGGATCAGAATTCTCCATTGACAAAGCAGTTAG gtaaaggaagaaaaaaacagatttataCCACAGATAGTGATGAGATTTCACATATTGTTAATCGTATTGCTCCTCAG GATGAAAAACCAACAACAAGTTCTATGCTGGACATGTGGATTGGTGAAACTGCTATTCCTTGTACTCCCAGTGTAGTGAAAGGAAAATCAAGAGCAAAAATCAGCTGCACAAA gttaaaaacacaaaatcaagaaGAAGAACTTATGAAACTGGCTAaacaatttgataaaaatatgGAAGAGCTAGATGTGATTCAAGAGCAAAACAAGAGGAATTATGATTTTACCCAGATGATTTCAGAAACAGAGATTTTAAGTAATCATAAAGATAATACACAGATGCGGTCATTACATAATATAGTTCCCGAAATAGATAATGCTACAAAAAAGAAGCCAATCAAAGGAAACACCAAGATATCTGTGGCAAATAATCAAAATAGCAGTCAGAAGCCATTTGACCAAACTGCTGAAGCAGCCTTTAATGCTATTTTTGATGGTTCTACTCAGAAATGTAGCGGACAGTTAAGCCAAGAACTGCCAGAAGCTTTTTGGAGCACCAGTAATACTACCTTTGTAAAGACAAATGctttgaaagaggagaaaatcaTTACTAATGAAACTCTGGTCATTGAAAAACTGTCAAATAAAACCCCACGATCACTTTCTTCTCAAGTAGATACACCCATAATGACAAAATCATGTGTGACTTCCTGTACTAAGAAGCCAGAAACTTCTAAGAGGTACATTGATGCATTTACTACCAGTGATTTTGAGGATGATTGGGAAAACTTACTAGGTAATGAACCTTTTGCTATGCAAAATGTCGACATGCCTGAATTCTTCCCCTGTAAAACAGCCCAGGTTACTGGTCAAAAGGAAATTTGTACCTTTAAtagtaaaactgttaaaaatatgtCAAGAGCAAATACAAGTCCAGATGCCAGGTTAGGAGATTCAAAAGTATTACAAGATCTTTCTTCAAAGATATGTGACAGAGAATTAATAGGTGCAGAATATAGATTTTCATCAAATCCaaataaatcaaacaaattaTCATCcactagaaataaaatgaaatttgagaACTCTTCCAATAAAATCGTTATTCAAGACAAAATTCAAGATTGTATACTTACATCTAATCtgacaaaaataaaggaagataCTCTTACTAAATCTACTGTATATGCTTCTGAAAAGAAGTCAGCTTTGAACACAAGATATTCTAATGAGCAGAAAAATAAGTGCATTTTAAATCAAGCTGTTAAAGCCCCTGTTAATACTGATCTTTTTGGCTCTGCAAATCTAGGCAATGAAACCAGTGTTAGTAACCCAAATCAGACTAGTGCATCAAAATTAGGTTCTTTCTTTGATGATTGGAATGATCCCTCATTTGCCAATGAGATTATTAAAGCGTGTCATCAATTAGATAATACCTGGGAAGCAGATGATGTAGATGATGATTTGTTGTACCAAGCATGTGATGATATTGAAAGACTAACTCAGCAACAAGATATTAGAAAGGACAGTAAGACATCAGAAAGTATATGTGAGATCAATAATAATTCTGAACATGGAGCCAAAAACATGTTTACTATATCTAAACAAGGAAGTAATTTAGTACAATCAAAGCATTTGAATCCAGACAGCATTTCAGTGCAGACATCTTTGACAAATAGCTCACAAACAGATAAGCCaatgaaaatggagaaaggggaaatgtATGGAAATTCTCCAAGATTTTTAGGTGCCACAAATTTGACTATGTATTCTAAGATCTCAAACTGTCAGATAAATAATCTGCATGTGCCTTATGCTAACACTGATGTTCCAATACAAGTGAATAGTTCCAAATTGGTTCTTTCGGGAAGTTCAAGTGTAACTTCAGATAATATGAATACAGAAATTGCTACTTACAAGAAGAAACTGAGTACTAAGCAGCTATGCCATAAGAGTATAACAGATGAATCTCAGAGCAACCATAATAAAACAGTTGGATTTTCAAAGTTTACATTTACAAGGATGAAAAATTCTCAGATTCTTTCTCAGTTTAATCAAAATTGTATAACTGGAAGTATGTCTGATACCAAAATTACACagggtgtggagaaaaagaaaagtgtcaaTCCATTGCTAGAGGAAGCTGTTGAACAGCAATCTTTGGTGAAACTTTCTGAATCTTTGAAACAATCTTCAAAAG aggaagaagagaaaaatagaaagtgtTCTCCtgaagaaattcagagaaaaagacaagaagCGCTGGTTCGGAGAATGGCTAAAGCACGAGCCTCATCTGTAAATGCAGCTCCCACttcatttctttaa
- the ETAA1 gene encoding ewing's tumor-associated antigen 1 isoform X4, whose amino-acid sequence MLDMWIGETAIPCTPSVVKGKSRAKISCTKLKTQNQEEELMKLAKQFDKNMEELDVIQEQNKRNYDFTQMISETEILSNHKDNTQMRSLHNIVPEIDNATKKKPIKGNTKISVANNQNSSQKPFDQTAEAAFNAIFDGSTQKCSGQLSQELPEAFWSTSNTTFVKTNALKEEKIITNETLVIEKLSNKTPRSLSSQVDTPIMTKSCVTSCTKKPETSKRYIDAFTTSDFEDDWENLLGNEPFAMQNVDMPEFFPCKTAQVTGQKEICTFNSKTVKNMSRANTSPDARLGDSKVLQDLSSKICDRELIGAEYRFSSNPNKSNKLSSTRNKMKFENSSNKIVIQDKIQDCILTSNLTKIKEDTLTKSTVYASEKKSALNTRYSNEQKNKCILNQAVKAPVNTDLFGSANLGNETSVSNPNQTSASKLGSFFDDWNDPSFANEIIKACHQLDNTWEADDVDDDLLYQACDDIERLTQQQDIRKDSKTSESICEINNNSEHGAKNMFTISKQGSNLVQSKHLNPDSISVQTSLTNSSQTDKPMKMEKGEMYGNSPRFLGATNLTMYSKISNCQINNLHVPYANTDVPIQVNSSKLVLSGSSSVTSDNMNTEIATYKKKLSTKQLCHKSITDESQSNHNKTVGFSKFTFTRMKNSQILSQFNQNCITGSMSDTKITQGVEKKKSVNPLLEEAVEQQSLVKLSESLKQSSKEEEEKNRKCSPEEIQRKRQEALVRRMAKARASSVNAAPTSFL is encoded by the exons ATGCTGGACATGTGGATTGGTGAAACTGCTATTCCTTGTACTCCCAGTGTAGTGAAAGGAAAATCAAGAGCAAAAATCAGCTGCACAAA gttaaaaacacaaaatcaagaaGAAGAACTTATGAAACTGGCTAaacaatttgataaaaatatgGAAGAGCTAGATGTGATTCAAGAGCAAAACAAGAGGAATTATGATTTTACCCAGATGATTTCAGAAACAGAGATTTTAAGTAATCATAAAGATAATACACAGATGCGGTCATTACATAATATAGTTCCCGAAATAGATAATGCTACAAAAAAGAAGCCAATCAAAGGAAACACCAAGATATCTGTGGCAAATAATCAAAATAGCAGTCAGAAGCCATTTGACCAAACTGCTGAAGCAGCCTTTAATGCTATTTTTGATGGTTCTACTCAGAAATGTAGCGGACAGTTAAGCCAAGAACTGCCAGAAGCTTTTTGGAGCACCAGTAATACTACCTTTGTAAAGACAAATGctttgaaagaggagaaaatcaTTACTAATGAAACTCTGGTCATTGAAAAACTGTCAAATAAAACCCCACGATCACTTTCTTCTCAAGTAGATACACCCATAATGACAAAATCATGTGTGACTTCCTGTACTAAGAAGCCAGAAACTTCTAAGAGGTACATTGATGCATTTACTACCAGTGATTTTGAGGATGATTGGGAAAACTTACTAGGTAATGAACCTTTTGCTATGCAAAATGTCGACATGCCTGAATTCTTCCCCTGTAAAACAGCCCAGGTTACTGGTCAAAAGGAAATTTGTACCTTTAAtagtaaaactgttaaaaatatgtCAAGAGCAAATACAAGTCCAGATGCCAGGTTAGGAGATTCAAAAGTATTACAAGATCTTTCTTCAAAGATATGTGACAGAGAATTAATAGGTGCAGAATATAGATTTTCATCAAATCCaaataaatcaaacaaattaTCATCcactagaaataaaatgaaatttgagaACTCTTCCAATAAAATCGTTATTCAAGACAAAATTCAAGATTGTATACTTACATCTAATCtgacaaaaataaaggaagataCTCTTACTAAATCTACTGTATATGCTTCTGAAAAGAAGTCAGCTTTGAACACAAGATATTCTAATGAGCAGAAAAATAAGTGCATTTTAAATCAAGCTGTTAAAGCCCCTGTTAATACTGATCTTTTTGGCTCTGCAAATCTAGGCAATGAAACCAGTGTTAGTAACCCAAATCAGACTAGTGCATCAAAATTAGGTTCTTTCTTTGATGATTGGAATGATCCCTCATTTGCCAATGAGATTATTAAAGCGTGTCATCAATTAGATAATACCTGGGAAGCAGATGATGTAGATGATGATTTGTTGTACCAAGCATGTGATGATATTGAAAGACTAACTCAGCAACAAGATATTAGAAAGGACAGTAAGACATCAGAAAGTATATGTGAGATCAATAATAATTCTGAACATGGAGCCAAAAACATGTTTACTATATCTAAACAAGGAAGTAATTTAGTACAATCAAAGCATTTGAATCCAGACAGCATTTCAGTGCAGACATCTTTGACAAATAGCTCACAAACAGATAAGCCaatgaaaatggagaaaggggaaatgtATGGAAATTCTCCAAGATTTTTAGGTGCCACAAATTTGACTATGTATTCTAAGATCTCAAACTGTCAGATAAATAATCTGCATGTGCCTTATGCTAACACTGATGTTCCAATACAAGTGAATAGTTCCAAATTGGTTCTTTCGGGAAGTTCAAGTGTAACTTCAGATAATATGAATACAGAAATTGCTACTTACAAGAAGAAACTGAGTACTAAGCAGCTATGCCATAAGAGTATAACAGATGAATCTCAGAGCAACCATAATAAAACAGTTGGATTTTCAAAGTTTACATTTACAAGGATGAAAAATTCTCAGATTCTTTCTCAGTTTAATCAAAATTGTATAACTGGAAGTATGTCTGATACCAAAATTACACagggtgtggagaaaaagaaaagtgtcaaTCCATTGCTAGAGGAAGCTGTTGAACAGCAATCTTTGGTGAAACTTTCTGAATCTTTGAAACAATCTTCAAAAG aggaagaagagaaaaatagaaagtgtTCTCCtgaagaaattcagagaaaaagacaagaagCGCTGGTTCGGAGAATGGCTAAAGCACGAGCCTCATCTGTAAATGCAGCTCCCACttcatttctttaa